A single genomic interval of Malania oleifera isolate guangnan ecotype guangnan chromosome 13, ASM2987363v1, whole genome shotgun sequence harbors:
- the LOC131146068 gene encoding uncharacterized protein LOC131146068 — MGETKDDEKNEIPKKEKHHEEKEKGKHPDADGIGEKENKKEKKQKEKEVKDDEEKENGGKEKKKKKNKNPEDKKDPAKLKLKLEKINAKMQALATKRDEILRLLHEAEQTAAKPTEAA, encoded by the coding sequence ATGGGAGAAACAAAAGATGATGAGAAGAATGAAATTCCAAAGAAGGAAAAGCACCatgaagagaaagagaaagggaaaCACCCGGATGCAGATGGGAttggagaaaaagaaaataaaaaagagaagaagCAGAAAGAGAAGGAAGTTAAAGATGATGAGGAGAAAGAAAATGGtggaaaagagaagaagaagaagaagaacaagaatcCAGAGGACAAGAAGGATCCTGCAAAATTAAAGCTTAAGCTCGAAAAGATCAACGCGAAGATGCAAGCATTGGCAACAAAGAGGGATGAGATCTTGAGACTCCTTCATGAGGCAGAACAAACCGCTGCCAAACCAACCGAAGCAGCCTAG